A stretch of the Actinotalea sp. JY-7876 genome encodes the following:
- a CDS encoding amidoligase family protein: MIDVHELSLRTGFEIELLAPAGSDRQVLAAELAACAGGRVERSFHTDSEPSAVPGVGVFRHLSPAFDVVDAAGRPVARLVDDITIAADLAGHPGGAGHRGWYRVLSDDARLLRLVERYADPGASMAAVLEPVAALFGIPAEVLPAATRLNDERGATIAIALPLPAGRERPCEIVTPPIASGHTAALEALLGPARELGFTVPHEAAVHLHVDGAPFREVPAFANVVRLFAHWREVLWEALGTNPACRRLAPLPDDLVELVDRPWEDDSARTGWERLRQAARSTGVTKYADVNLTQLLSDRPVRDTLEVRILPGADHAHAIVSRAAVVEALLRRCRDPEPLPLPGATAARDPLDALDTLVAVRR; the protein is encoded by the coding sequence ATGATCGACGTGCACGAGCTGTCGCTGCGCACCGGCTTCGAGATCGAGCTGCTGGCGCCCGCCGGATCGGACCGGCAGGTGCTCGCGGCGGAGCTGGCCGCGTGCGCCGGCGGACGCGTCGAGCGGTCGTTCCACACGGACAGCGAGCCGTCGGCGGTGCCGGGGGTGGGCGTCTTCCGGCACCTGTCCCCCGCGTTCGACGTCGTCGACGCGGCGGGGCGGCCGGTCGCGCGCCTGGTCGACGACATCACGATCGCGGCTGACCTCGCCGGCCACCCCGGCGGCGCCGGGCACCGGGGCTGGTACCGGGTGCTGAGCGACGACGCGCGGCTGCTGCGCCTGGTCGAGCGGTACGCCGACCCGGGCGCGTCCATGGCCGCGGTCCTCGAGCCGGTCGCGGCGCTGTTCGGCATACCGGCCGAGGTGCTGCCCGCCGCGACGCGCCTCAACGACGAGCGGGGCGCCACGATCGCGATCGCGCTCCCCCTGCCGGCGGGCCGCGAGCGACCGTGCGAGATCGTCACGCCGCCGATCGCGTCCGGCCACACCGCGGCGCTCGAGGCGCTGCTCGGTCCGGCGCGCGAGCTGGGCTTCACGGTCCCGCACGAGGCCGCCGTCCACCTGCACGTCGACGGGGCCCCGTTCCGCGAGGTGCCCGCCTTCGCGAACGTGGTGCGGCTGTTCGCCCACTGGCGCGAGGTGCTGTGGGAGGCGCTCGGCACCAACCCCGCGTGCCGCCGCCTCGCCCCCCTGCCGGATGACCTGGTCGAGCTCGTGGACCGCCCCTGGGAGGACGACTCCGCCCGCACCGGCTGGGAGCGTCTGCGGCAGGCGGCGCGGTCGACGGGGGTGACCAAGTACGCCGACGTGAACCTCACGCAGCTGCTCTCGGACCGCCCGGTCCGCGACACCCTGGAGGTGAGGATCCTGCCCGGAGCCGACCACGCCCACGCGATCGTCTCGCGCGCCGCCGTCGTGGAGGCGCTGCTGCGCCGCTGCCGCGACCCGGAGCCCCTGCCGCTGCCGGGTGCGACGGCGGCTCGGGACCCGCTGGACGCGCTCGACACCCTCGTGGCGGTGCGCCGATGA
- a CDS encoding RNA polymerase sigma factor: MTTWTGARGPDSAELPLPPRALLRPVATARPREAPDAVGRRLDDVVRAHLPGLLRYATVLTGDGHTAADIVQEVLLRAHVRWGRIALLDRPDLYLRRMVTNEHLSWRRRWHVRTVRPTDDDVLATHAEPRSDHAEHVVEDDEMWRRLAVLPPRQRAVLVLRYYEGLGDAEIGAVLGTTAATVRSHASRALSTLRSQPSNPTETP; this comes from the coding sequence ATGACCACCTGGACGGGCGCGCGCGGCCCCGACAGCGCCGAGCTCCCCCTGCCGCCGAGGGCGCTCCTGCGTCCCGTCGCCACCGCGCGCCCGCGCGAGGCGCCCGACGCCGTCGGGCGCCGGCTGGACGACGTCGTCCGCGCGCACCTGCCCGGGCTGCTGCGCTACGCGACGGTCCTCACGGGCGACGGGCACACGGCGGCCGACATCGTGCAGGAGGTGCTGCTCCGGGCGCACGTGCGCTGGGGGCGGATCGCCCTGCTCGACCGGCCCGACCTGTACCTGCGGCGCATGGTGACCAACGAGCACCTGTCCTGGCGGCGGCGGTGGCACGTGCGCACGGTCCGGCCGACCGACGACGACGTGCTCGCCACCCACGCCGAGCCGCGCAGCGACCACGCGGAGCACGTGGTCGAGGACGACGAGATGTGGCGCCGCCTCGCCGTGCTGCCCCCGCGGCAGCGCGCGGTGCTGGTGCTCCGGTACTACGAGGGCCTCGGCGACGCGGAGATCGGCGCCGTCCTCGGCACGACCGCCGCCACGGTCCGCTCCCACGCCTCCCGCGCGCTGTCCACGCTGCGGTCCCAGCCCTCGAACCCCACGGAGACGCCATGA
- a CDS encoding methyl-accepting chemotaxis protein, whose amino-acid sequence MVSVLPPRTASPPALPATPRPAPRQLAPATPPPTPPARRARRISVRARIFAVVGVLSLITGLIAAYGTVALRGAEADIERVQRVQSELDAAGAALTNAVWTVRATVTAQAAYADPAAKQEQVEATAAAWAAVDEAAPALEEAFVAAQGSAPEGWATFENALAAYRDVVQGELQDAALADDRAAWAQIRDERAGALGADLVAALAAVTAEVESVIADVITHAQDRTRDEVRVLLSLATIGVVLGLTLGALVARGIRHAVLEVGRSIHALAQGDLTTRPQVRTSDELGDMAAALGDAQDALAGTLAGALDVSDTVAAAAEELSAANSQVAAGAEETSVQAETVAAAAAQVSLNLQAVAAGAEQMGASIGEIAQNAQGAAGVAARATEAAEATTRTIARLGTSSQEIGDVVRLITSIAEQTNLLALNATIEAARAGEAGKGFAVVASEVKDLARETASATEDIARRVEAIQADATGAVRAIEEISEIVAAVNGYQLTIASAVEEQTATTAEMSRGVTEAATGAGEIASTITGVASAASTSSEVITQVQASVTELAAMAADLRARLGAFRY is encoded by the coding sequence ATGGTCAGCGTCCTGCCCCCGCGTACCGCCTCGCCCCCCGCGCTGCCCGCGACGCCGCGCCCCGCGCCCCGGCAGCTCGCACCGGCCACGCCACCTCCCACGCCCCCGGCCCGACGCGCCCGCCGCATCTCCGTCCGCGCGCGCATCTTCGCCGTCGTCGGCGTGCTCTCGCTGATCACGGGCCTCATCGCGGCGTACGGCACCGTCGCGCTGCGCGGCGCGGAGGCGGACATCGAGCGCGTGCAGCGCGTCCAGTCCGAGCTCGACGCGGCCGGCGCCGCGCTGACCAACGCGGTGTGGACGGTGCGCGCCACCGTCACGGCCCAGGCCGCGTACGCCGACCCCGCCGCCAAGCAGGAGCAGGTCGAGGCCACCGCCGCCGCGTGGGCGGCCGTCGACGAGGCGGCGCCCGCGCTCGAGGAGGCGTTCGTGGCGGCGCAGGGCTCCGCGCCCGAGGGGTGGGCCACCTTCGAGAACGCCCTCGCCGCCTACCGCGACGTCGTCCAGGGCGAGCTGCAGGACGCCGCCCTCGCCGACGACCGCGCCGCCTGGGCACAGATCCGCGACGAGCGTGCGGGCGCCCTCGGGGCCGACCTGGTCGCGGCGCTGGCGGCAGTGACCGCGGAGGTCGAGTCGGTCATCGCCGACGTCATCACCCACGCCCAGGACCGGACCCGCGACGAGGTCCGGGTCCTGCTCAGCCTCGCCACCATCGGCGTCGTCCTCGGCCTCACGCTCGGGGCGCTCGTCGCGCGCGGCATCCGGCACGCGGTGCTCGAGGTGGGCCGGTCGATCCACGCGCTCGCCCAGGGCGACCTGACCACGCGGCCGCAGGTCCGCACCAGCGACGAGCTCGGGGACATGGCCGCCGCGCTCGGCGACGCGCAGGACGCCCTGGCCGGCACGCTGGCCGGTGCCCTCGACGTCTCGGACACGGTCGCGGCGGCCGCCGAGGAGCTCTCCGCCGCCAACAGCCAGGTCGCCGCCGGCGCGGAGGAGACGTCCGTCCAGGCCGAGACGGTGGCCGCAGCCGCGGCGCAGGTGTCGCTCAACCTGCAGGCCGTCGCGGCCGGTGCCGAGCAGATGGGCGCGTCGATCGGCGAGATCGCGCAGAACGCGCAGGGTGCGGCCGGCGTCGCCGCGCGCGCGACCGAGGCGGCCGAGGCGACGACGCGGACCATCGCGCGGCTCGGCACGTCGTCGCAGGAGATCGGCGACGTCGTGCGCCTCATCACCTCCATCGCCGAGCAGACCAACCTCCTCGCGCTCAACGCGACCATCGAGGCGGCGCGCGCGGGGGAGGCCGGCAAGGGGTTCGCCGTCGTCGCGAGCGAGGTCAAGGACCTGGCGCGGGAGACGGCGAGCGCGACCGAGGACATCGCGCGCCGGGTCGAGGCCATCCAGGCCGACGCCACGGGCGCGGTGCGCGCCATCGAGGAGATCAGCGAGATCGTCGCCGCCGTCAACGGCTACCAGCTGACCATCGCGAGCGCCGTCGAGGAACAGACGGCGACCACGGCCGAGATGAGCCGCGGCGTCACCGAGGCGGCCACGGGCGCCGGGGAGATCGCGTCGACCATCACCGGGGTCGCCTCGGCGGCGTCGACGTCGTCCGAGGTCATCACGCAGGTGCAGGCGTCGGTCACCGAGCTCGCCGCCATGGCCGCCGACCTCCGCGCCCGGCTCGGGGCCTTCCGCTACTGA
- a CDS encoding toll/interleukin-1 receptor domain-containing protein, giving the protein MKVFVSWSGTASRDLAESLRWWLPKVIQGTTPFVSAKDIDKGATWTSVLSSELSDTDFGIICVTPENVASPWLNYEAGAISKSVDSRTCPVLLGVRKNDLTGPLKQLQVTSLEFDDMLLLLRSLNKAAGGALLDADLEEQARMWWPRLEERIQAIVVPPATEALVATPEPVKPESSESEMLLEVLGHVREVSRRVARMDRREGQPSRSVPWQHDFVAALHTYGLLVTDTTTGSSIIEFKCSTDAIPPVLPGRTWAMLAELARSRGKTVKLSDFSGREVVFGPDGSASEPPF; this is encoded by the coding sequence GTGAAGGTCTTCGTTAGTTGGTCCGGGACGGCGAGCCGCGACCTCGCGGAGTCGCTTCGTTGGTGGCTACCGAAAGTAATTCAGGGCACCACCCCGTTCGTGTCCGCGAAGGACATCGACAAGGGGGCCACCTGGACAAGTGTCCTGAGTTCCGAACTAAGTGACACCGACTTCGGAATCATCTGCGTCACGCCGGAGAACGTTGCCTCACCTTGGTTGAATTACGAAGCGGGAGCGATCAGCAAGTCGGTCGACTCGCGCACCTGCCCAGTGCTGCTCGGCGTTCGCAAGAATGACCTCACGGGACCACTAAAGCAACTGCAGGTAACGTCGCTCGAGTTTGACGACATGCTCCTGCTTCTTCGATCCCTCAACAAGGCGGCAGGCGGCGCCCTGCTCGACGCGGATCTTGAGGAGCAAGCGCGGATGTGGTGGCCTCGCCTCGAAGAGCGGATTCAAGCCATCGTCGTTCCTCCCGCTACCGAAGCCCTCGTGGCAACTCCGGAACCCGTCAAGCCCGAGTCCTCTGAATCCGAGATGCTGCTTGAAGTTCTCGGGCATGTTAGGGAAGTCTCTCGTCGAGTTGCCAGAATGGACCGCCGGGAAGGCCAGCCCAGCCGTTCCGTGCCTTGGCAGCATGATTTCGTTGCAGCATTGCACACCTACGGACTGTTAGTCACGGACACCACGACGGGTAGTTCGATCATTGAATTCAAGTGCTCCACGGATGCTATCCCGCCTGTACTCCCGGGTCGAACTTGGGCGATGCTCGCAGAACTTGCCCGCTCTCGGGGGAAGACCGTCAAGTTGTCCGACTTCAGCGGACGTGAAGTGGTGTTCGGGCCTGACGGCTCGGCGAGCGAGCCTCCTTTCTAG
- a CDS encoding MFS transporter, whose translation MSSPAAPALTARRARAAVSAVFFVNAVLYANLVPRLPEVKDRLGLSNAELGTAIAAMPAGALVAGLLAPVLIQRLGSGRVAAFGLVLSAVTVACLPLAPAWGALAALMLVAGALDAVIDVAQNAHGFRVQRAYGRSIVNAFHGLWSVGAVVGGVLGSVAAGLSVPLPAHLAASGVLFSVVAVVAYRFMLRGPEDAEREPADDVAHGAASTSALRRLGGRAVLMLAALGVLGAGGAFVEDAGSSWGALYLRGEVGTDAATAGLAFVSLSVAMTIGRLTGDRAVDRFGQRRVARVGGAAIAAGMGLALAVPSVGTTVVGFALAGLGVATLIPAVMHTADELPGLPPGVGLTVVSWLLRVGFLISPMVVGVVADATSLRVALLAVVIAGLGVLVLGRVLVGASPPRDQESGTTPPSGPAVAPVAP comes from the coding sequence ATGTCCTCCCCGGCCGCGCCCGCACTGACGGCGCGGCGTGCCCGCGCCGCGGTGTCCGCCGTCTTCTTCGTCAACGCCGTCCTGTACGCGAACCTCGTGCCGCGGCTGCCCGAGGTGAAGGACCGCCTCGGCCTGAGCAACGCCGAGCTGGGCACCGCGATCGCGGCGATGCCGGCGGGGGCACTGGTCGCGGGACTCCTCGCGCCCGTGCTGATCCAGCGGCTGGGCTCCGGCAGGGTCGCGGCGTTCGGGCTGGTCCTGTCCGCGGTGACGGTCGCCTGCCTGCCGCTCGCGCCGGCGTGGGGCGCGCTCGCCGCGCTGATGCTGGTCGCGGGTGCGCTGGACGCCGTCATCGACGTCGCGCAGAACGCGCACGGCTTCCGCGTGCAGCGCGCCTACGGGCGCTCGATCGTCAACGCGTTCCACGGCCTGTGGAGCGTGGGCGCCGTCGTCGGCGGAGTGCTCGGGTCCGTCGCCGCGGGGCTGTCCGTGCCGCTGCCGGCGCATCTCGCCGCGTCCGGCGTGCTGTTCAGCGTCGTCGCCGTCGTGGCGTACCGCTTCATGCTGCGCGGTCCCGAGGACGCCGAGCGCGAGCCCGCGGACGACGTCGCCCATGGCGCTGCGTCGACGTCGGCGTTGCGTCGCTTGGGCGGGCGCGCCGTGCTGATGCTCGCGGCGCTCGGCGTGCTCGGGGCCGGCGGCGCCTTCGTCGAGGACGCCGGGTCCTCATGGGGCGCCCTCTACCTGCGAGGGGAGGTCGGCACCGACGCCGCGACGGCGGGGCTCGCGTTCGTCTCGCTCTCGGTCGCGATGACGATCGGCCGCCTGACGGGCGACCGAGCCGTCGACCGGTTCGGCCAGCGCCGCGTCGCCCGCGTGGGCGGCGCCGCGATCGCGGCAGGCATGGGGCTGGCGCTCGCCGTCCCGTCCGTCGGCACCACGGTCGTGGGCTTTGCGCTCGCCGGGCTCGGCGTCGCGACCCTGATCCCCGCTGTCATGCACACCGCCGACGAGCTGCCCGGCCTGCCGCCGGGGGTCGGCCTCACCGTGGTCAGCTGGCTGCTGCGCGTCGGCTTCCTGATCTCGCCGATGGTCGTGGGCGTGGTCGCCGACGCCACGAGCCTGCGCGTGGCGTTGCTCGCGGTGGTGATTGCGGGGCTAGGGGTGCTGGTGCTCGGCCGCGTTCTCGTCGGTGCCTCGCCGCCCCGTGACCAGGAGAGCGGCACCACGCCGCCGTCGGGCCCCGCTGTGGCGCCCGTCGCGCCATAG
- a CDS encoding TetR/AcrR family transcriptional regulator, whose protein sequence is MSPDDDAADRPPKARAPQRRRALHTDPDRRAELIRTTLDVIAERGVAGATHRAVGAAAGVSPGSLTYHYSTLDELHQEAFGVLADDVASALEARMRSAPDAEAAVEALAQHLADDLVADRRSLLLAVELYVAAARRPALREVTEAWMVRSRRALELHFDPVTARELDALVEGLVLHQALSTDPMTPEQLRHALLRLTR, encoded by the coding sequence GTGAGCCCGGACGACGACGCCGCCGACCGCCCGCCCAAGGCCCGCGCCCCGCAGCGCCGCCGTGCGCTGCACACCGACCCGGACCGCCGCGCGGAGCTCATCCGGACCACCCTCGACGTCATCGCCGAGCGCGGCGTCGCGGGTGCCACGCACCGCGCGGTCGGGGCGGCGGCGGGCGTCTCGCCGGGGTCCCTCACCTACCACTACAGCACGCTCGACGAGCTCCACCAGGAGGCGTTCGGCGTCCTCGCGGACGACGTCGCCTCGGCGCTCGAGGCCCGCATGCGGTCCGCGCCGGACGCCGAGGCCGCCGTCGAGGCGCTGGCGCAGCACCTGGCCGACGACCTCGTCGCGGACCGGCGCTCCCTGCTGCTCGCGGTCGAGCTCTACGTCGCCGCCGCCCGCCGCCCGGCCCTGCGCGAGGTCACGGAGGCGTGGATGGTCCGCAGCCGGCGCGCGCTCGAGCTGCACTTCGACCCCGTCACGGCGCGCGAGCTCGACGCGCTCGTCGAGGGCCTCGTCCTGCACCAGGCACTCTCGACCGACCCGATGACCCCCGAGCAGCTGCGCCACGCGCTGCTCCGCCTCACCCGCTGA
- a CDS encoding sugar O-acetyltransferase: MTSDTRGGDTRTMYDRMLAGDLYIADDPRILEASAAAIDLITAYNATTPRQEPLRRLILEQLLGSIGEGSGIRAPFYVDLGSRIRIGARTFANFGLVALDVAPITIGDDVMIGPNVQLLTPTHPIAPGPRRDKWEAAEPITIGNNVWLGGGVIVLPGVTIGENTVVGAGSVVTKDLPANVVAVGNPARVIRTLEDDDVAPERQP, translated from the coding sequence ATGACGAGCGACACCCGCGGCGGCGACACCCGAACCATGTACGACCGCATGCTCGCGGGCGACCTCTACATCGCCGACGACCCCCGCATCCTCGAGGCGAGCGCCGCGGCGATCGACCTCATCACGGCGTACAACGCGACGACCCCGCGCCAGGAGCCGCTGCGCCGGCTCATCCTCGAGCAGCTGCTCGGCTCGATCGGCGAGGGCAGCGGCATCCGCGCACCGTTCTACGTCGACCTCGGCTCGCGCATCCGCATCGGCGCCCGCACGTTCGCCAACTTCGGCCTCGTGGCGCTCGACGTCGCGCCCATCACCATCGGCGACGACGTGATGATCGGCCCCAACGTCCAGCTGCTCACGCCGACGCACCCCATCGCGCCCGGCCCGCGCCGCGACAAGTGGGAGGCGGCGGAGCCGATCACCATCGGGAACAACGTCTGGCTGGGCGGCGGGGTCATCGTCCTGCCGGGGGTCACGATCGGCGAGAACACCGTCGTCGGCGCCGGCTCGGTCGTCACCAAGGACCTCCCGGCCAACGTCGTCGCGGTCGGCAACCCGGCGCGCGTCATCCGCACCCTGGAGGACGACGACGTCGCCCCGGAGCGCCAGCCGTGA
- a CDS encoding HNH endonuclease signature motif containing protein, producing MAVLAAVEPFGVAAPARVVADVRGLVERVKGAGGAAGDWSALERREVLAALDAAVGALTVVRGEVLLAERDSGTWRASGDPSFEAWRGRTSRSGARAVLTQVRQADAATRLPALGEAAREGAVTVDHMDALGRVVAGASGAVKEALASPERQAQLLETARRVDAGTFARAAAQLAAELDPLAHERGHQAQRAARFLTLSDTPEGTRIKGLVDRMAGHRLRLALEAVSPRPGKDDDRSHEQRRADALDTIAEKILALPETGSGAAVRPHVSFLMDAETWAGLRALRATGEPDGSDAASFAPVTLEDGTPVPISEVARALCDCDLTRVVMDADTMPLDIGRTQRTYTGVQRRAVIARDRGCSWPDCGAEARWGEVHHIRWWERDNGPTSLTNGVLLCVFHHHEVHRRDLTITRQPGPPGPGRRPRYTFRDQRGRPVAVPNRAAPGLADDGDGGAGAPMPDAAGQPPDLFTVQ from the coding sequence ATGGCGGTGCTGGCGGCGGTGGAGCCCTTCGGGGTCGCCGCGCCGGCGCGCGTGGTCGCGGACGTGCGCGGGTTGGTGGAGCGGGTCAAGGGCGCGGGTGGTGCGGCGGGTGACTGGTCGGCGCTGGAGCGGCGTGAGGTGCTGGCGGCGCTGGACGCGGCGGTCGGTGCGTTGACGGTGGTGCGGGGCGAGGTGCTGCTGGCCGAGCGGGACAGTGGGACGTGGCGGGCGTCGGGTGATCCGAGCTTCGAGGCGTGGCGCGGTCGCACGTCACGGTCGGGGGCGCGGGCGGTGCTGACCCAGGTCCGCCAGGCCGACGCCGCCACCCGGTTACCCGCACTGGGCGAGGCCGCCCGCGAGGGCGCGGTCACCGTGGACCACATGGACGCGCTCGGCCGCGTGGTGGCCGGGGCGTCGGGGGCGGTCAAGGAGGCCCTGGCTTCCCCGGAGCGGCAGGCCCAGCTGCTGGAGACCGCGCGGCGGGTCGATGCGGGGACGTTTGCGCGGGCCGCGGCGCAGCTCGCCGCCGAGCTGGACCCCCTCGCGCACGAGCGCGGGCACCAGGCCCAGCGCGCCGCACGGTTCCTGACCCTGTCCGACACCCCCGAAGGGACCCGCATCAAAGGGCTCGTCGATCGGATGGCCGGGCACCGGCTGCGGCTGGCCCTCGAAGCGGTCTCCCCGCGGCCGGGCAAGGACGACGACCGCTCCCACGAGCAGCGCCGCGCCGACGCCCTGGACACCATCGCCGAGAAGATCCTCGCCCTACCCGAGACAGGCAGCGGCGCCGCGGTGCGACCCCACGTCTCCTTCCTCATGGACGCCGAGACCTGGGCCGGGCTGCGCGCACTGCGCGCGACCGGCGAGCCCGATGGTTCCGATGCCGCGTCGTTCGCGCCGGTCACCCTGGAGGACGGGACGCCGGTGCCGATCAGCGAGGTCGCCCGGGCCCTGTGCGACTGCGACCTGACCCGCGTCGTGATGGACGCCGACACGATGCCCCTGGACATCGGACGCACCCAACGCACCTACACCGGCGTCCAACGCCGCGCCGTGATCGCCCGGGACCGCGGGTGCTCGTGGCCCGACTGCGGCGCCGAAGCCCGCTGGGGCGAGGTCCACCACATCCGCTGGTGGGAACGCGACAACGGACCCACCTCCCTGACCAACGGCGTCCTGCTCTGCGTCTTCCACCACCACGAGGTCCACCGACGCGACCTGACCATCACCCGACAACCCGGACCACCCGGACCAGGACGCCGACCCCGGTACACCTTCCGTGACCAGCGCGGGCGACCCGTCGCCGTGCCGAATCGCGCCGCGCCCGGACTCGCTGACGATGGGGATGGCGGGGCCGGGGCGCCGATGCCGGACGCGGCCGGCCAACCACCGGACCTCTTCACCGTCCAGTGA
- a CDS encoding Gfo/Idh/MocA family protein, with protein MGGVAQEGPARRRYAVVGTGHRSQMYVEALLGPHADVGEIVAWCEPNPGRMDFYDELVRAAGAQVPARYAPEDLEKLIDVEHVQTVIVTSPDHTHAEMVARAMAAGADVVLEKPLTTDLAGCRRIVDAVENTGRSLVLTFNYRYSPRNSALKEVIASGEIGDVTSVHFEWVLDTMHGADYFRRWHRRKDLSGGLLVHKASHHFDLVNWWLADLPSRVYASGALRFYGASNARRRGLIRRPARGSTRTTRNDPFLLDLRENERLKQLYLDVEHHDGYLRDRDVFSSGITIEDNLAVIVDYARGATLTYSLNAHGPWEGYRVSVNGTAGRAELEVVERGAVLVGKDGRLVVDPSAVEDVQAAGARPAHGERLVVQKHWGPAVEVEIPAGEGAHGGGDEKMLRDLFRGAEHDPLGRAAGLLDGVRSVVVGVAGNVSLETGLPVRTADLRLGLG; from the coding sequence ATGGGTGGAGTCGCGCAGGAGGGTCCGGCCAGGCGCCGGTACGCGGTGGTCGGCACGGGCCACCGTTCACAGATGTACGTCGAGGCGCTGCTCGGGCCGCACGCCGACGTCGGCGAGATCGTGGCCTGGTGCGAGCCGAACCCCGGCCGCATGGACTTCTACGACGAGCTGGTGCGCGCCGCGGGCGCCCAGGTGCCGGCGCGCTACGCGCCCGAGGACCTCGAGAAGCTGATCGACGTCGAGCACGTCCAGACCGTCATCGTGACGAGCCCCGACCACACGCACGCCGAGATGGTCGCGCGGGCGATGGCCGCGGGGGCCGACGTCGTGCTCGAGAAGCCCCTGACGACCGACCTCGCCGGGTGCCGGCGCATCGTCGACGCCGTCGAGAACACCGGGCGCTCGCTCGTGCTGACGTTCAACTACCGGTACTCGCCGCGCAACAGCGCCCTCAAGGAGGTCATCGCCTCGGGCGAGATCGGCGACGTCACGAGCGTGCACTTCGAGTGGGTGCTCGACACCATGCACGGCGCCGACTACTTCCGGCGCTGGCACCGGCGCAAGGACCTGTCGGGCGGGCTGCTGGTGCACAAGGCGTCGCACCACTTCGACCTCGTGAACTGGTGGCTCGCGGACCTGCCGTCGCGGGTCTACGCGAGCGGCGCCCTGCGCTTCTACGGGGCGTCCAACGCCCGCCGTCGTGGGCTCATCCGGCGCCCGGCGCGCGGCTCGACGCGCACGACGCGCAACGACCCCTTCCTGCTCGACCTCCGGGAGAACGAGCGGCTCAAGCAGCTCTACCTCGACGTGGAGCACCACGACGGCTACCTGCGCGACCGGGACGTGTTCTCCTCCGGCATCACGATCGAGGACAACCTGGCGGTGATCGTCGACTACGCCCGCGGCGCGACGCTCACCTACTCGCTCAACGCCCACGGCCCGTGGGAGGGCTACCGGGTCTCGGTCAACGGCACCGCCGGGCGCGCGGAGCTCGAGGTCGTGGAGCGCGGCGCGGTACTCGTCGGCAAGGACGGTCGCCTGGTCGTGGACCCGAGCGCGGTCGAGGACGTCCAGGCCGCCGGCGCGCGGCCGGCCCACGGCGAGCGCCTCGTGGTCCAGAAGCACTGGGGTCCGGCCGTCGAGGTCGAGATCCCTGCGGGCGAGGGTGCCCACGGCGGCGGCGACGAGAAGATGCTGCGCGACCTCTTCCGCGGCGCCGAGCACGACCCGCTGGGTCGCGCGGCCGGCCTCCTCGACGGCGTCCGTTCGGTCGTCGTGGGCGTCGCCGGCAACGTCTCCCTCGAGACGGGCCTCCCGGTCCGCACCGCCGACCTCCGCCTGGGCCTGGGGTAG